A genomic stretch from Desulfotignum balticum DSM 7044 includes:
- the lon gene encoding endopeptidase La: MAEADMDDLIEVIEKEGNLDNIPKTLPMMPVRDIVVFTDMLLPLFVGRDKSIKAMEECVGYDRYIFLTAQKDAEVENPGTEDVYEIGTVGRVQKMIKLPDGRIKALVQGIVKAKAVAWLKKRGYFKVEVSFLEEQDPEELDIELEALMRNVKENSEKLLSLKGELSGDIGDLLSHIDSPGKLADLVAANLNLRTEDAQALLELNDTPERLKKVNDLLARELALTTVQAKIQTDVKDEISKNQRDYYLREQVKAIHRELGESDEKLAEIKEFKAKIKRCKLPKEGEEEAVKQLRRLEQMHSDSSEASVVRTYLDTIVELPWSKSSKDVLDITRAQTVLDKNHLGLEKVKERILEYLSVRKLNPKKKGQIICFVGPPGVGKTSLGQAIAKAMKRKFQRLSLGGIRDEAEIRGHRRTYIGSMPGRILQGLRQCGTNNPVFMLDEIDKLGNDFRGDPSSALLEALDPEQNTAFSDHYLNIPFDLSNVMFILTANIADTIPSALLDRMEVIRIPGYTHQEKIEIAKTHLLPRKLRDNGLIRRSITIHPNALATIVTEHTLEAGLRELERKLDTICRKIARKIAEGQKGKFTITRQNLTRYLGPPQYMPELDQEESQVGLASGLAWTEVGGEILYIEISLFPGKGELLVTGQIGEVMQESARAALTWTKANQEHLGIDKDAFDNQDIHIHVPAGAIPKDGPSAGIAMVTALVSAFTGRRVNNLVAMTGEVSLRGRVLPIGGLKEKALGALRAGIKQVIIPEKNKKDLYDIPKNVKSKLKFTCVRDVNQVLDIALEPCVEASAKEADIPETDPDGTA, translated from the coding sequence ATGGCAGAAGCGGATATGGATGATCTGATTGAAGTGATTGAAAAAGAGGGGAATCTTGACAATATTCCCAAAACCCTCCCCATGATGCCGGTCCGGGACATTGTGGTGTTCACCGATATGCTGCTGCCCCTGTTTGTGGGCCGGGACAAATCCATCAAAGCCATGGAGGAATGCGTCGGCTACGACCGGTATATCTTTTTGACGGCCCAGAAGGACGCGGAAGTGGAAAATCCCGGTACCGAGGATGTGTATGAGATCGGCACCGTGGGCCGGGTCCAGAAAATGATCAAACTGCCGGACGGCCGGATCAAGGCCCTGGTGCAGGGGATTGTCAAGGCAAAAGCCGTGGCGTGGCTCAAGAAGCGCGGTTATTTCAAGGTGGAAGTGTCTTTTTTAGAGGAGCAGGATCCCGAGGAACTGGATATTGAGCTGGAAGCGCTGATGCGCAACGTCAAGGAAAACAGTGAAAAACTGCTGAGTCTGAAAGGGGAGCTGTCCGGAGATATCGGGGATCTTTTGTCCCATATCGATTCCCCGGGTAAACTGGCGGATCTGGTGGCGGCCAACCTGAATCTTCGCACCGAAGACGCCCAGGCACTGCTGGAACTCAATGACACACCCGAGCGGCTCAAAAAAGTCAATGACCTGCTGGCCCGGGAGCTGGCCTTGACCACGGTCCAGGCCAAGATTCAGACGGATGTGAAAGATGAAATTTCAAAAAATCAGCGGGATTATTACCTGCGGGAGCAGGTCAAGGCCATCCACCGGGAACTGGGGGAAAGCGATGAAAAACTGGCGGAGATCAAGGAGTTCAAGGCCAAGATAAAACGGTGCAAACTGCCCAAAGAAGGCGAGGAAGAGGCTGTGAAGCAGTTGCGGCGCCTGGAGCAGATGCATTCGGATTCCTCGGAAGCTTCCGTGGTCCGCACCTATCTGGATACCATCGTGGAACTGCCCTGGAGCAAATCCAGCAAAGATGTGCTGGATATCACCCGTGCCCAGACCGTGCTGGACAAAAACCATCTGGGTCTGGAAAAGGTCAAGGAGCGGATCCTGGAATATCTGAGTGTCAGAAAGCTCAATCCCAAAAAAAAGGGACAGATCATCTGTTTTGTGGGACCTCCGGGCGTGGGCAAGACCTCTTTAGGTCAGGCCATAGCCAAGGCCATGAAACGTAAATTCCAGCGCCTGTCTCTGGGCGGTATCCGGGATGAGGCTGAAATCCGGGGGCATCGCCGGACCTATATCGGTTCCATGCCCGGCCGGATTCTCCAGGGTCTGCGCCAGTGCGGCACCAACAACCCCGTGTTCATGCTGGACGAGATCGACAAGCTGGGCAATGATTTCAGAGGAGACCCCTCATCCGCCCTGCTGGAAGCCCTGGACCCGGAACAGAACACCGCGTTTTCCGATCATTACCTGAACATCCCTTTTGACCTGTCCAATGTGATGTTCATATTGACGGCCAATATTGCCGACACCATCCCGTCGGCCCTGCTGGACCGCATGGAGGTGATCCGGATTCCCGGGTATACGCACCAGGAAAAAATCGAGATCGCCAAAACCCATCTGCTGCCCCGGAAACTGCGGGACAACGGATTGATCAGACGGTCCATCACCATTCATCCCAATGCCCTGGCAACCATTGTGACCGAGCATACCCTGGAAGCGGGCTTGCGGGAACTGGAGCGCAAGCTGGACACCATCTGCCGGAAGATCGCCCGGAAAATTGCCGAAGGCCAGAAAGGCAAATTCACCATCACCCGCCAGAACCTGACCCGGTATTTAGGCCCGCCCCAGTATATGCCGGAACTGGATCAGGAGGAAAGCCAGGTGGGCCTGGCATCGGGCCTGGCCTGGACGGAGGTGGGCGGAGAAATCCTGTATATCGAGATTTCTTTGTTTCCGGGCAAAGGGGAACTTCTGGTCACGGGCCAGATCGGCGAGGTGATGCAGGAATCGGCCCGGGCCGCCCTGACCTGGACCAAGGCCAACCAGGAACACTTAGGCATTGACAAGGATGCGTTCGACAACCAGGATATCCATATTCATGTGCCGGCCGGCGCCATTCCCAAGGACGGCCCCTCAGCCGGGATTGCCATGGTCACAGCCCTGGTGTCGGCCTTTACCGGACGGCGGGTGAACAACCTGGTGGCCATGACCGGCGAGGTGTCTTTGCGGGGCCGGGTTCTGCCCATCGGCGGGCTCAAGGAAAAAGCCCTGGGCGCGTTGCGGGCCGGTATCAAACAGGTGATCATTCCGGAAAAAAATAAAAAAGATCTGTATGATATTCCCAAAAACGTGAAATCCAAACTCAAGTTCACCTGTGTCCGGGATGTGAACCAGGTGCTGGACATCGCTCTGGAACCTTGCGTGGAAGCTTCAGCAAAAGAGGCGGATATCCCGGAAACGGACCCGGATGGGACAGCGTGA
- a CDS encoding phosphatidylserine decarboxylase family protein, translating into MDRTKWPGRRAALPVAVPGIKFILGAAFLTGVFFYLGWVAAGSVAAVVTLFITWFFRDPDRQVPEGDQWLVSPADGRVIRVDDGVDSEYLSGSFQKVSIFMNVFNVHVNRIPLDGVVEKAVYTPGRFINASFDKASIYNERNALTIRTSNGQRFVVVQIAGLIARRIVNCANAGTRVHRGERYGMIQFGSRLDLYLPPTCRIQVRKGDKTMAGVTVIGEMPSASS; encoded by the coding sequence ATGGATCGAACAAAATGGCCGGGCCGCCGGGCTGCATTGCCGGTAGCGGTTCCGGGCATTAAATTTATACTGGGCGCCGCCTTTTTGACGGGGGTGTTTTTTTATTTGGGGTGGGTTGCTGCGGGCAGTGTTGCCGCGGTTGTCACCCTTTTTATCACCTGGTTTTTCCGGGATCCGGACCGGCAGGTGCCTGAAGGCGATCAATGGCTGGTATCTCCGGCCGACGGCCGGGTGATCCGGGTAGATGACGGGGTAGACAGCGAATATCTGTCCGGGTCGTTCCAGAAGGTGAGCATTTTCATGAACGTGTTCAATGTGCATGTCAACCGGATCCCTCTGGACGGGGTGGTGGAAAAAGCGGTGTACACACCGGGCCGTTTTATCAATGCGTCCTTTGACAAGGCATCCATCTATAATGAGCGAAACGCATTGACCATCCGGACGTCCAATGGCCAGCGGTTTGTGGTGGTGCAGATTGCCGGGCTGATCGCCCGGCGGATTGTCAACTGCGCGAATGCCGGCACCCGGGTGCACCGGGGGGAGCGGTACGGCATGATTCAGTTCGGTTCCCGACTGGATCTGTATCTGCCGCCAACCTGCCGGATACAGGTCCGAAAAGGGGACAAGACTATGGCCGGCGTGACCGTTATCGGAGAAATGCCGTCCGCTTCGTCATAA
- the tsaB gene encoding tRNA (adenosine(37)-N6)-threonylcarbamoyltransferase complex dimerization subunit type 1 TsaB: MKILALSTAEPGCSLAVTDNDQLVCETYWYSRLTHSRRLLSMAGDLFPDQAGCEISEVDAFVAAKGPGSFTGLRIGISAVLGLSTALSRPAAGVSSLDGIACRFSQVDVPVCAMMDARRGQVYCAVFRFEHGRLKEKTDDTVCSPKQAISMVSGKDAVFAGSGARVYETKIQETFKGRARMAPPFMDAVSAAALAWAARTTPDFFQNPANTLVPDYLRSEGADAPRGFA; this comes from the coding sequence GTGAAAATTCTTGCCCTGAGCACGGCGGAACCCGGGTGCAGTCTGGCCGTGACAGACAATGATCAACTGGTGTGTGAAACTTACTGGTACAGCCGGCTGACCCATTCCCGGCGCCTGCTTTCCATGGCCGGGGATCTGTTTCCCGACCAGGCCGGGTGTGAGATTTCCGAAGTGGACGCGTTTGTGGCTGCCAAAGGACCGGGCAGTTTCACGGGGCTGCGCATCGGCATCAGTGCCGTGCTCGGCCTGTCAACGGCATTGTCCCGGCCGGCCGCGGGTGTGTCCAGCCTGGACGGGATTGCCTGCCGGTTTTCTCAAGTTGATGTGCCCGTGTGCGCCATGATGGATGCCCGCCGGGGCCAGGTATATTGTGCGGTTTTCCGGTTTGAACACGGGCGGCTCAAGGAAAAAACCGATGACACGGTGTGTTCGCCTAAACAGGCCATATCCATGGTGTCGGGGAAAGATGCCGTGTTTGCCGGGTCCGGTGCAAGGGTATATGAAACAAAAATACAGGAAACCTTTAAGGGCCGGGCCCGGATGGCACCGCCGTTCATGGATGCGGTCAGTGCCGCAGCCTTGGCCTGGGCGGCCCGGACCACGCCGGATTTTTTTCAAAATCCCGCCAACACCCTGGTCCCGGACTATCTTCGGTCCGAAGGTGCGGACGCGCCCCGGGGTTTTGCTTGA